A window of Bacteroidota bacterium contains these coding sequences:
- a CDS encoding zinc ribbon domain-containing protein, with product MPIYEYRCQACQRRFAIFVRRITEEVHPACPQCGAQDVRRLISRVAIVHSEEAHLDKLADPGALGDVDENDPRSVARWMRRMEGMLGEDLGEEFHEMLDRLEAGEDPETIEREFSEREGGSEKESSSGDYEYF from the coding sequence ATGCCCATCTACGAATACCGCTGCCAGGCCTGCCAACGGCGTTTTGCGATCTTCGTGCGCCGCATCACCGAAGAGGTGCACCCCGCCTGTCCGCAATGCGGCGCCCAAGACGTGCGACGGCTCATCTCGCGCGTGGCCATCGTACACAGCGAAGAGGCGCACCTGGATAAACTGGCCGATCCCGGCGCGCTCGGAGACGTGGACGAAAACGACCCCCGATCCGTCGCCCGCTGGATGCGGCGCATGGAGGGCATGCTGGGCGAGGACCTGGGAGAAGAGTTTCACGAGATGCTGGACCGGCTCGAGGCGGGCGAGGATCCCGAGACGATCGAGCGGGAGTTCTCGGAGCGTGAGGGCGGCTCCGAAAAGGAAAGCTCAAGCGGCGATTACGAGTACTTCTAA
- a CDS encoding helical backbone metal receptor has translation MTQHTDALGRTVYVAAPPQRIVSLVPSLTETLYALGLGERIVGVTRFCVHPPEARRAKPIVGGTKALHLERIRELRPDLIVANQEENRREDIETLERDFAVYVTVVRTIPEAIDMIRALGIVTGAQARAEELVCAVEAAQSAIGRLPRLGRALYLIWREPYMSVGRDTFIHAMLEAAGLENACADQSRYPVLEAEAIRELRPDYVLLPSEPYRFKPEHEAELRTLLPETPIVRVNGELFSWYGARMREAFPYLQDLHRRLAAR, from the coding sequence ATGACCCAGCACACGGACGCGCTAGGTCGCACGGTTTATGTGGCGGCTCCTCCGCAGCGCATCGTCAGCCTGGTGCCGAGCTTAACGGAGACGCTCTATGCTCTTGGGCTAGGGGAGCGCATCGTAGGGGTTACGCGCTTCTGCGTACACCCGCCGGAGGCGCGTCGCGCAAAACCGATCGTGGGCGGCACCAAGGCGCTCCACCTGGAGCGCATTCGGGAGCTAAGACCCGACCTTATTGTGGCCAATCAAGAAGAGAACCGACGCGAAGACATCGAAACCTTAGAGCGAGACTTTGCCGTCTACGTAACGGTCGTGCGTACGATCCCGGAGGCCATCGACATGATTCGAGCCCTGGGGATCGTCACGGGGGCCCAGGCGCGCGCCGAGGAGCTAGTGTGTGCCGTCGAAGCCGCTCAATCGGCCATCGGGCGACTGCCTCGCCTGGGGCGAGCCTTGTACTTGATTTGGCGCGAGCCCTACATGAGCGTGGGGCGCGATACGTTTATCCACGCCATGCTGGAGGCGGCCGGCCTGGAGAACGCCTGCGCGGACCAGAGCCGCTATCCCGTTTTGGAGGCGGAGGCGATCCGGGAGCTACGCCCGGACTACGTACTACTGCCCTCCGAGCCGTATCGGTTCAAGCCGGAGCATGAGGCCGAGTTGCGCACGCTGCTACCGGAAACGCCCATCGTGCGCGTCAACGGAGAGCTTTTCAGCTGGTACGGAGCCCGGATGCGTGAGGCCTTTCCCTACCTGCAAGACCTCCACCGGCGGCTCGCTGCTCGGTAG
- a CDS encoding nodulation protein NfeD: MSMFWPLILGIALAAEAPRPQRVYWLEVRGAIGPAVVEYIERGLKEAEADSALLVIALDTPGGLLESTRAIVQRLLNARAPVVVFVHPSGARAGSAGVFITLAAHVAAMAPGTNIGAAHPVGLGGAADTASVMMEKATNDAAAFARAVAARRGRNVAWAEEAVRRSLSSSETEALEAGAIDLVASSAKELLEQLHGRLVQLPQGAVRLRTSGAEIESRPMNLRERVLAVLSDPNVAYLLLLVGFYGILFELYNPGALLPGILGAIALIVAGYALQMLPVNYAGLALIALAIGLFIAEIKVASYGLLTLGGLVSLALGSLMLFRSSPAGEIAISLPTLLVGLGATAGFFLFVLAMGLRAQRRPPQTGSEALLGAEGIVISPIRPPDVGQVRVHGEIWEAASEAPLEAGTSVRVRAIQDLTLWVEAIPPRETN, translated from the coding sequence ATGAGCATGTTCTGGCCGCTCATCCTGGGGATCGCACTTGCAGCGGAGGCGCCGCGTCCGCAGCGCGTCTACTGGCTTGAGGTGCGGGGTGCGATCGGGCCCGCTGTGGTCGAGTACATAGAGCGTGGTCTGAAGGAGGCCGAAGCCGATTCCGCGCTGCTTGTGATCGCCCTCGACACGCCAGGGGGGCTGTTGGAGTCCACGCGGGCGATCGTGCAGCGGCTGCTTAATGCGCGCGCGCCCGTGGTCGTCTTCGTCCACCCCAGCGGGGCGCGGGCTGGATCGGCCGGCGTCTTCATCACGCTCGCCGCTCACGTGGCCGCCATGGCGCCCGGCACCAACATCGGCGCCGCGCATCCTGTCGGGTTGGGAGGAGCGGCGGACACGGCCTCGGTGATGATGGAGAAAGCCACAAACGACGCTGCGGCTTTCGCCCGGGCTGTGGCCGCGCGCCGGGGCCGCAACGTCGCCTGGGCTGAAGAGGCGGTGCGCCGCAGCCTATCGAGCTCGGAGACCGAGGCCCTTGAGGCGGGCGCCATAGATCTGGTGGCCTCATCGGCCAAAGAGCTGCTCGAGCAGTTGCACGGCCGCCTGGTGCAGCTCCCGCAGGGAGCCGTGCGCCTGCGCACGAGCGGGGCCGAGATCGAAAGCCGGCCCATGAACCTTCGAGAACGCGTGCTGGCTGTGCTTAGCGACCCCAACGTGGCCTATTTGCTGCTGCTGGTGGGCTTTTACGGGATCTTATTTGAGCTTTACAACCCAGGGGCGCTCCTACCCGGGATCTTGGGCGCGATCGCGCTGATCGTAGCCGGATACGCCTTGCAGATGCTGCCCGTCAATTATGCGGGCCTAGCCCTTATCGCCTTAGCCATCGGACTGTTTATCGCGGAGATCAAGGTCGCCAGCTACGGGCTGCTTACCCTCGGCGGACTCGTCTCGCTGGCCCTAGGCTCGCTTATGCTGTTTCGCTCTAGCCCCGCAGGCGAGATCGCCATCTCCCTGCCCACCCTCTTAGTGGGGCTGGGGGCGACGGCCGGCTTTTTCCTGTTCGTGCTCGCCATGGGGCTGCGGGCGCAGCGGCGTCCGCCGCAGACGGGCTCCGAGGCTCTGCTCGGAGCAGAGGGGATCGTCATCAGCCCGATTCGCCCCCCGGATGTGGGGCAGGTGCGCGTGCACGGGGAGATCTGGGAGGCGGCCTCCGAAGCGCCGCTTGAGGCGGGCACATCGGTGCGTGTGCGTGCCATCCAGGATCTGACCCTGTGGGTAGAGGCGATACCGCCACGGGAAACGAATTAG
- a CDS encoding slipin family protein — MELSLSLLAFLAVALLASAVRILREYERAVVFRLGRLIGAKGPGLVLLIPLIDRMVRVSLRIVTLDVPPQDVITRDNVSIKVSAVVYFRVIDPARAVVEVENYLFATSQIAQTTLRSILGQSELDELLAEREKINKELQKIIDSHTAPWGVKVTAVEVKQVDLPLEMQRAMAKQAEAERERRSKVIHAEGEYQAAQRLAEAARIIEQHPTALQLRFLQTLSDVASEKNSTTIFPVPIDLLAPFLDKYRNR, encoded by the coding sequence ATGGAATTGTCCTTGTCTTTGCTTGCGTTTTTAGCCGTCGCGCTTCTAGCCAGCGCCGTTCGGATCCTGCGCGAATACGAGCGCGCCGTGGTCTTTCGGCTGGGGCGCCTGATTGGTGCCAAGGGTCCGGGTTTGGTCCTGCTGATCCCCCTTATCGACCGCATGGTGCGCGTAAGCCTGCGCATCGTGACGCTCGATGTGCCCCCCCAGGATGTGATCACGCGCGATAACGTCTCCATCAAGGTCAGCGCCGTGGTGTATTTTCGCGTGATCGACCCGGCTCGGGCGGTCGTGGAGGTGGAAAACTACCTGTTCGCCACAAGCCAGATCGCGCAGACCACGCTCCGGAGCATCCTGGGGCAGTCCGAACTGGACGAGCTGTTGGCGGAGCGCGAGAAAATCAACAAGGAGTTACAGAAGATCATCGACAGCCACACCGCCCCATGGGGGGTGAAGGTGACGGCTGTAGAGGTCAAGCAGGTCGATCTGCCCCTAGAGATGCAACGGGCCATGGCTAAGCAGGCCGAGGCGGAACGCGAGCGTCGCTCCAAAGTCATCCACGCCGAGGGCGAGTATCAGGCCGCGCAGCGGCTGGCGGAGGCGGCGCGCATCATCGAACAACATCCCACGGCCTTGCAGCTGCGCTTTCTGCAGACGCTCTCGGACGTGGCCTCGGAGAAGAACTCGACTACGATCTTCCCGGTGCCGATCGACCTCTTGGCCCCGTTCCTGGATAAGTATCGGAACCGCTAG
- a CDS encoding glycosyltransferase: MRIALIGPAYPYRGGLVHFQEALYRALQARGHEPLLVSFRRQYPDFLFPGRTQYDRPRSDALPGVRLIDTLAPWTWFEASRWICAQGAQVAVFRYWMPFFAPAFGVMARLLRRHKLRVLAIVDNALPHERHPGDRQLSRFFLRSCEAFVFMSRTVAEDVRRLGLERPSCLVPHPAYTLFGDPIAQEEARSRLGLPESAPLWLFFGYVRPYKGLGVLLEAASRARRHIPELMGLVVGEFYEDPRPYKELARRLGLQEAVRFYPEYVPNEQVGLFFSAADLVVLPYLEATQSGVGLIALHFERPLLATAVGGLPELVEPDKGMLVPPADAEAMAAAMVRFFRELGPAYFGQALREAKRRHSWEQLAQAIEALSQPCAMSCPPSY, encoded by the coding sequence GTGAGGATCGCCCTTATCGGTCCGGCCTATCCGTATCGGGGGGGGCTTGTGCACTTTCAGGAGGCGCTCTACCGGGCCCTGCAGGCTCGGGGGCATGAGCCCCTGCTGGTGAGTTTTCGCCGGCAGTATCCGGATTTTCTGTTTCCGGGCCGCACCCAGTATGACCGGCCGCGGTCGGATGCCCTGCCGGGCGTGCGTCTTATCGATACGCTTGCCCCCTGGACGTGGTTTGAGGCGTCGCGATGGATCTGCGCCCAGGGGGCGCAGGTCGCGGTGTTTCGGTACTGGATGCCTTTTTTTGCCCCCGCCTTCGGCGTCATGGCCCGCTTGCTTCGTCGCCATAAGCTGCGCGTACTGGCGATCGTGGACAACGCCTTGCCTCATGAGCGTCACCCGGGGGATCGCCAGCTTAGCCGCTTTTTTCTGCGTTCCTGTGAGGCCTTTGTGTTCATGTCCCGGACCGTGGCCGAGGACGTGCGTCGGCTCGGCCTGGAGCGCCCCTCTTGCCTGGTGCCTCATCCCGCCTACACGCTCTTCGGGGATCCCATAGCCCAAGAGGAGGCTCGAAGCCGCCTCGGGCTTCCCGAATCGGCCCCCCTGTGGCTTTTCTTCGGCTACGTGCGTCCGTACAAGGGCCTGGGGGTGCTGCTTGAGGCCGCCTCCCGAGCTCGAAGACACATACCGGAGTTGATGGGGCTTGTGGTGGGGGAGTTCTACGAAGATCCCCGTCCGTACAAGGAGCTTGCGCGCCGTCTGGGCCTGCAGGAGGCCGTTCGTTTCTACCCCGAATACGTGCCCAACGAGCAGGTGGGACTTTTCTTTTCCGCGGCCGATCTGGTGGTCTTGCCGTACCTGGAGGCGACCCAAAGCGGGGTGGGGCTCATTGCGCTGCATTTTGAGCGCCCCCTGCTGGCCACGGCCGTAGGCGGGCTTCCTGAGCTGGTCGAACCCGATAAGGGAATGCTCGTGCCCCCCGCCGATGCGGAGGCCATGGCCGCGGCGATGGTGCGTTTTTTCCGGGAACTTGGGCCCGCGTATTTTGGACAAGCCCTGCGCGAGGCCAAGCGCCGTCACAGCTGGGAGCAACTGGCGCAGGCGATTGAAGCCTTAAGCCAACCATGCGCGATGAGCTGTCCGCCATCGTACTAG
- a CDS encoding aldehyde dehydrogenase family protein, which produces MSATGQSPAALAREQLPGGTPADRLAALRRTFESGQSLPLKARLGALGALLDALKRHEPLLLEALHRDLGKSPVEAYFTEIGLVRQEIRYLRHWLPFWMRPRWRLGSLVQQPGWIRIRRAPYGVVLVIAPWNFPVLLSLLPLAGALAAGNAVALKPSELAPNSAGVLRLMLESAFSPDYVAVFEGGPELARALLELRWDYVFFTGGPATGRFVYEAAARHLTPCTLELGGKSPCVVDAQVELQTAARRIAWGKFLNAGQVCLAPDYVLVDRRLYEAFLEALVKAIRALYGDAPQRHPDYGRIVNEQHFARLVAYLRQGRVYYGGQLDASERYIAPTVLVEVPPEAPVMQEEIFGPILPVLPYENPEEAVSFLRSRPDPLALYVFSRNPGFAQRLQESVRFGGGCVNDVVLQLASPRFPFGGIGQSGLGRYRGKASWECFTYEQAVLLRPFAGDVRLRYPPYEAAKRPLFRRLLR; this is translated from the coding sequence ATGAGCGCTACAGGGCAAAGCCCAGCTGCTTTGGCTCGAGAGCAACTTCCGGGGGGAACGCCGGCCGACAGGCTAGCGGCCCTTCGGCGGACTTTCGAATCCGGCCAGAGCCTCCCCCTTAAGGCGCGCCTAGGGGCCCTTGGGGCGCTGCTGGATGCCTTAAAGCGCCATGAGCCGCTTCTACTGGAGGCGCTGCATCGGGATCTGGGCAAAAGCCCGGTTGAGGCCTACTTTACGGAGATCGGACTTGTGCGCCAGGAGATCCGCTACCTGCGGCATTGGCTGCCGTTTTGGATGCGCCCCCGCTGGCGACTGGGTTCCTTGGTGCAACAGCCCGGCTGGATACGGATTAGGCGCGCACCCTATGGCGTGGTGCTCGTAATCGCTCCGTGGAACTTTCCCGTGCTGCTTTCCTTGCTTCCCCTTGCGGGCGCCCTGGCGGCGGGCAATGCGGTGGCGCTTAAACCCTCGGAGCTGGCCCCCAATAGCGCCGGTGTGCTGCGCCTGATGTTGGAGTCGGCTTTTTCGCCAGATTATGTGGCCGTTTTCGAGGGCGGGCCGGAGCTGGCGCGGGCACTACTTGAGCTGCGCTGGGATTATGTTTTCTTCACCGGAGGCCCTGCGACGGGCCGGTTCGTCTACGAGGCCGCAGCCCGGCATCTTACCCCGTGCACGCTCGAATTGGGGGGCAAAAGTCCTTGTGTGGTAGATGCTCAGGTTGAGCTTCAGACCGCCGCTCGGCGTATCGCCTGGGGTAAGTTTCTCAACGCCGGCCAGGTGTGCTTGGCCCCGGATTATGTGCTGGTCGATCGCCGCCTATACGAGGCCTTTCTGGAGGCCCTTGTGAAGGCCATCCGAGCCCTCTACGGGGATGCGCCTCAGCGGCATCCGGATTACGGCAGGATCGTAAACGAGCAGCATTTCGCTCGTCTAGTGGCCTATCTCAGGCAGGGTCGGGTCTACTATGGCGGCCAGCTTGATGCTTCGGAGCGCTACATAGCCCCCACCGTGCTCGTGGAGGTGCCTCCGGAGGCGCCCGTGATGCAAGAGGAGATTTTCGGGCCCATTTTGCCCGTGTTGCCGTATGAGAACCCGGAAGAGGCCGTAAGTTTTCTGCGAAGCCGGCCCGATCCGCTGGCCCTATACGTTTTTAGCCGAAACCCCGGATTTGCGCAGCGCCTGCAAGAGTCGGTGCGCTTCGGGGGCGGCTGCGTAAACGATGTGGTGCTGCAGCTCGCCTCTCCGCGTTTTCCTTTTGGCGGGATCGGCCAAAGCGGGTTGGGCCGCTACCGAGGCAAGGCCTCTTGGGAGTGCTTCACTTACGAACAGGCGGTGCTCCTGCGCCCCTTTGCGGGGGACGTAAGGCTGCGCTATCCTCCGTATGAGGCAGCCAAGAGGCCCCTTTTTCGGAGGCTTCTCCGTTAG
- a CDS encoding superoxide dismutase, translating to MAFTLPPLPYPYDALEPYIDARTMEIHHTKHHQGYIDNLNKALEKHPDFRYESIEDLLRRIGEVPEDIRPAVRNHGGGHANHSLFWTIMKPNGGGEPTGALAEAIASRFGSFAAFRDLFTQTALGRFGSGWAWLVLDANGQLQVYSTANQDSPLMEGHMPILGLDVWEHAYYLKYQNRRAEYVENWWHVVNWEEVARRFAEAMRR from the coding sequence ATGGCCTTTACCCTGCCCCCGTTGCCGTATCCGTATGATGCCCTTGAGCCCTACATTGATGCGCGCACGATGGAGATCCACCACACGAAACATCATCAGGGCTACATCGACAACCTGAACAAGGCACTGGAAAAGCATCCGGACTTCCGATACGAATCCATCGAGGATCTACTGCGCCGCATCGGAGAGGTGCCCGAGGACATCCGCCCGGCTGTGCGCAACCACGGCGGCGGGCATGCGAATCACAGCCTCTTCTGGACCATCATGAAGCCCAACGGTGGGGGTGAACCCACGGGGGCTTTGGCGGAGGCGATCGCGAGCCGCTTCGGCTCGTTTGCGGCCTTTCGTGATCTCTTCACCCAAACCGCTCTGGGGCGCTTTGGAAGCGGTTGGGCTTGGCTGGTGCTGGATGCAAACGGCCAGCTGCAAGTCTATTCCACGGCCAATCAGGATAGCCCCCTCATGGAAGGCCATATGCCTATTTTGGGGCTAGACGTTTGGGAGCACGCCTATTACCTGAAGTATCAGAACCGTCGCGCCGAATACGTTGAAAACTGGTGGCACGTGGTCAATTGGGAAGAGGTCGCACGACGCTTCGCGGAGGCCATGCGGCGCTGA
- a CDS encoding sigma-54 dependent transcriptional regulator yields the protein MKATIFVVDDEPKIGELFTAVLRRDGYRAESFLSPLHMFEVIERGQMPDLILADLLMPDMNGLELIQRMRQLNESVPVIIMTAHSSVQTAVEAMRLGAFHYLPKPVNLEEMRALVGRALEVYAFRKELVEVRREQEVRYGFEALIGSSPPIRQVRAVLEQLRHVPNSTVLLRGETGTGKNLVARIIHYTSPRRQGRFLEINCAAVPDNLLEAELFGYEKGAFTDARQAKPGLLEQADGGTVFLDEIDSMSPALQAKLLAFLETRTFRRLGGLEEIEVDTRVIAATNADLEQRVSEKAFRKDLYYRLNVISISLPPLRSMGRDVLSIAQAFIAHYNRELGKQVRGMTEAAEDRLLAHSWPGNVRELRNVIERAMIFAQGAYLDAEDLMISSPEALRPPMDTEQLFCFPSGGTLEELEKAYIKHILATFRGNYSEVAELLGISKKTLWEKRKRYGLDEVGNLARA from the coding sequence ATGAAAGCCACGATTTTCGTCGTTGACGACGAACCCAAAATCGGCGAGCTGTTCACCGCCGTATTGCGGCGCGACGGCTATCGGGCGGAGAGTTTTCTGAGCCCCCTACACATGTTCGAGGTCATCGAACGCGGCCAGATGCCCGATCTCATCTTGGCCGACCTGTTGATGCCGGACATGAACGGGCTGGAGCTCATCCAGCGCATGCGCCAGCTCAACGAGTCCGTGCCCGTGATCATCATGACGGCGCACAGTTCGGTGCAGACGGCCGTAGAGGCCATGCGGCTTGGGGCCTTCCATTACTTGCCTAAGCCGGTAAATCTAGAGGAGATGCGCGCGCTCGTGGGGCGGGCCCTGGAGGTATACGCCTTCCGCAAGGAGCTCGTGGAGGTACGCCGGGAGCAGGAGGTACGCTACGGGTTTGAGGCGCTGATCGGCTCCAGCCCTCCGATTCGCCAAGTCCGCGCTGTTCTAGAGCAGCTGCGTCATGTGCCCAACTCCACGGTTCTGCTGAGGGGCGAAACGGGCACGGGCAAAAACCTCGTGGCCCGGATCATCCACTATACCAGCCCGCGTCGTCAGGGTCGGTTTTTGGAGATCAACTGCGCGGCCGTTCCGGATAACCTCCTGGAGGCCGAGCTTTTCGGCTACGAAAAAGGGGCTTTCACGGACGCCCGGCAGGCCAAGCCCGGTCTTTTGGAGCAGGCCGACGGAGGCACGGTCTTTTTGGATGAGATCGATTCCATGAGCCCGGCCCTGCAGGCCAAGCTCTTGGCGTTTTTGGAGACGCGCACCTTCCGACGTCTGGGCGGGCTGGAGGAAATCGAAGTCGATACGCGCGTGATCGCGGCCACCAACGCCGATCTGGAGCAGCGGGTCTCCGAAAAGGCCTTCCGCAAGGACCTCTATTATCGGCTCAACGTGATCTCGATCTCCCTGCCGCCCTTGCGAAGCATGGGCCGCGACGTCTTGAGCATCGCCCAGGCTTTTATTGCACACTACAACCGCGAGTTGGGCAAACAGGTGCGCGGCATGACGGAGGCGGCCGAAGACCGCCTGCTGGCCCATAGCTGGCCCGGCAACGTGCGGGAGCTGCGCAACGTAATCGAGCGGGCTATGATCTTCGCCCAAGGCGCGTATCTGGATGCAGAGGATCTCATGATCAGCAGCCCCGAAGCCTTACGGCCCCCCATGGATACGGAGCAGCTCTTCTGTTTTCCCTCTGGAGGCACCCTAGAGGAGCTCGAAAAAGCCTACATCAAGCATATCCTTGCGACTTTCCGAGGCAACTACTCCGAAGTGGCCGAGCTACTGGGCATCAGCAAAAAGACGCTTTGGGAGAAGCGTAAGCGATACGGCCTAGATGAGGTGGGAAACCTGGCGCGGGCCTAG
- a CDS encoding glycosyltransferase family 2 protein → MSEQPDLSIVVPLFNEAPSLPELAHLIQEVCEQAGYAYEVWFVDDGSTDESWSVIERLHRQNPAFKGVRLRRNYGKSAALAAGFSRAQGRYVVTMDADLQDDPREIPGLIALLERGYDLVSGWKQNRRDPPSKTVPSRFFNWVTRIVSGIPLHDFNCGLKAYRLEVVRQIRLYGEMHRYIPVLAKWEGFERITEKPVRHHPRKYGRTKFGPSRFINGFLDLIAVTFLTRYVRRPMHFFGTLGTGFMLLGLLISGYLTLEWLRGRPLSNRPLLFLGILLLILGVQFFATGLLGEMIIRPEMERRAYEVREELV, encoded by the coding sequence ATGTCGGAGCAGCCGGATTTGTCCATCGTCGTTCCCTTGTTCAACGAGGCGCCTTCGCTGCCGGAGCTGGCTCATTTGATCCAGGAGGTCTGCGAACAGGCCGGTTATGCCTATGAGGTCTGGTTTGTCGATGACGGCTCCACGGACGAATCGTGGTCCGTTATCGAGCGGCTGCACCGGCAGAACCCCGCCTTTAAGGGCGTGCGTTTGCGGCGCAACTACGGCAAGTCCGCCGCCTTGGCCGCCGGTTTTAGCCGCGCTCAAGGTCGATACGTGGTCACGATGGATGCGGACTTGCAGGACGACCCCCGCGAAATCCCGGGCCTTATCGCGCTCCTGGAGCGGGGCTATGATCTTGTCAGCGGCTGGAAGCAGAATCGTCGGGATCCGCCCTCGAAGACGGTTCCTTCGCGGTTTTTCAACTGGGTTACGCGCATCGTATCCGGCATCCCGCTGCACGATTTCAACTGCGGCCTTAAGGCGTATCGGCTCGAGGTCGTGCGCCAGATCCGGCTTTATGGGGAGATGCACCGCTATATCCCCGTGCTGGCCAAATGGGAGGGCTTTGAGCGGATCACGGAAAAACCCGTCCGACATCATCCCCGCAAATACGGCCGGACGAAATTCGGGCCGAGCCGTTTCATCAACGGCTTCTTGGATCTCATCGCCGTCACGTTTCTGACCCGCTACGTGCGCCGGCCCATGCACTTCTTCGGCACCCTGGGCACGGGTTTTATGCTACTTGGGCTGCTGATCAGCGGCTATCTGACGTTGGAGTGGTTGCGGGGAAGACCTTTGAGCAACCGCCCCCTGCTGTTTTTGGGCATCTTGCTTCTCATCTTGGGGGTGCAGTTTTTCGCCACGGGCCTGCTGGGGGAGATGATCATTCGGCCCGAAATGGAGCGCAGGGCCTACGAAGTGCGGGAGGAGCTGGTGTGA
- a CDS encoding nucleotidyltransferase family protein, with amino-acid sequence MRDELSAIVLAGGLGTRLRSVLGGRPKVLAPIAGRPFLDYLLRHLRAQGVRRVFLSTGFGAEQLEAFVGDGSAWGLSLTSIRDPEPLGTGGAIAHVFSRIPDLRRSFVLNGDTFFTGSLRRLLEEHLDRPDAQATIALVRSEQTDRYGSVRINAQDHRVEAFIEKASAIGPAWINAGVYVLERSFAARIAESGPCSLEWDVFPRWVGRGLYGVPFPEAAFLDIGTPEDYARAEAFLKSWSVDAHGI; translated from the coding sequence ATGCGCGATGAGCTGTCCGCCATCGTACTAGCCGGCGGTCTGGGAACCCGGCTGAGGTCGGTTCTGGGGGGGCGGCCTAAGGTGCTGGCCCCTATCGCGGGGAGGCCCTTTTTGGATTATCTGTTGCGCCATCTGCGTGCTCAGGGCGTTCGGCGTGTGTTCTTGAGCACGGGCTTCGGGGCCGAACAACTGGAGGCCTTCGTTGGGGATGGGTCGGCCTGGGGCCTTTCGTTGACTTCGATCCGGGACCCGGAGCCGTTAGGCACGGGGGGCGCTATCGCGCATGTCTTCTCTCGGATCCCAGACCTTAGGCGGAGCTTCGTACTCAACGGGGATACCTTCTTTACGGGATCCTTGCGCAGGCTTCTGGAGGAGCACCTTGACAGACCCGACGCTCAAGCCACGATCGCGCTGGTGCGCTCCGAACAGACAGATCGTTACGGGAGCGTGCGCATAAACGCGCAAGACCACCGCGTGGAAGCTTTTATCGAGAAAGCCTCCGCAATCGGGCCCGCATGGATCAACGCCGGTGTGTACGTTCTGGAGCGCTCCTTTGCGGCGAGGATAGCCGAATCCGGCCCTTGCTCTCTAGAGTGGGACGTCTTCCCCCGTTGGGTGGGTCGCGGTCTATACGGGGTGCCCTTTCCGGAGGCGGCCTTTCTGGACATCGGGACCCCGGAGGACTACGCCCGCGCCGAGGCTTTTTTGAAGAGCTGGTCGGTGGACGCGCACGGTATTTGA